A portion of the Scylla paramamosain isolate STU-SP2022 chromosome 32, ASM3559412v1, whole genome shotgun sequence genome contains these proteins:
- the LOC135089001 gene encoding sentrin-specific protease 1-like: MLTTFSSYFSRIKQQFFRTVENARSPRKRPLEEISDDEDVSTKQPYKSLRKKTCTSRDELLPPINRSYQLKPSLHWKPLPPPPLTSIKEDEPDVTEVTAVPTVDRKCFKMTKATDVREVTSRQPPIRTKSLAVRPLRQDSTPSTSSRIIPPKLNDRKILKTNKNVTVREKTGAWPRNCLGASNYGDSNKKPLSSAFTKWKPTTITESIRIEEKKQYQQLLQQCTQNQSPSSLSPLHITCQISSSSSSSSSPVMHDVRWSRNSSIESVQSDAGRENTSPVIFTSSKLLRTSDKSKTSRKEKEESEDHKRPATHQKSSRSKIPLSDITMRKEFRNSREKMNKMSESVIRSGSLRTSDEEELSLGQLVRQQHTKGKKPDAIPVIDLCHSDSDSIESVKDSESDSIEIVDEFPSSRRKTDLLKDLYDGKWMEAKQDEFSSIDLKAKSKSIKDEELQSEKMNRVNDLHEKVKKRLKQLDIICAMPEKHRAATASVKKQMFTPLTPEMQEEIEAALVPYPKSEVLIHKFNIKITRRDIATLDGLNWLNDEVVNFYMNLIMDRSVRNKRLPKVYVFSTFFYPKLYQSGHKSVSRWTKKVDIFTYDILLVPIHLDVHWCMATVDFRKRCITYYDSMLGDNPECLELLLEYIKAEHLDKKKIAYRTAAWKLECAKDIPEQMNGSDCGMFSCKFAEFKSRLAPLDFTQEDMPYFRQRMVYEIIKGELLEG, from the exons ATGCtcaccaccttctcttcctacttcagCAGAATCAAGCAGCAATTCTTTAGGACTGTTGAGAATGCCAGGAGTCCACGCAAGCGACCCCTGGAAGA GATCAGTGACGATGAAGATGTGTCTACCAAGCAGCCCTACAAATCCCTGCGGAAAAAGACATGCACCAGCAGAGACGAGTTGCTGCCGCCCATCAACC GGTCATATCAGTTAAAGCCATCCCTGCATTGGAAGCCCCTCCCACCGCCACCTCTCACTTCCATCAAAGAGGATGAGCCAGACGTGACAGAAGTGACAGCAGTTCCTACAGTT GACAGAAAATGCTTTAAGATGACAAAAGCCACAGATGTAAGGGAGGTCACCAGCAGGCAGCCACCCATCAGGACAAAGTCTTTAGCAGTGAGGCCCCTGAGGCAAGACTCCACCCCAAGCACCTCCAGCAGGATTATCCCTCCTAAGCTCA ATGACAGAAAAATCttgaaaaccaacaaaaatgtAACAGTCAGAGAGAAGACAGGAGCTTGGCCCAGAAATTGTTTAGGAGCCAGCAATTATGGTGACAGTAACAAGAAGCCCCTGTCCTCTGCCTTCACCAAATGGAAACCCACCACCATAACAGAG AGTATCCGCATTGAGGAGAAGAAGCAGTATCAACAGTTGTTACAGCAGTGCACCCAGAACCAGtcgccctcctctctctctcccttgcacaTTACATGCCAGATTTCTTCAAGTTCCTCCAGCTCCTCAAG TCCTGTGATGCATGATGTGAGATGGTCCAGAAATTCCTCCATTGAGTCAGTCCAGTCAGATGCCGGGAGGGAGAATACATCACCTGTTATTTTTACATCCAGCAAATTATTGAGGACTTCAGA CAAGAGCAAAACCagcaggaaggagaaggaggaatcagAGGACCACAAGAGACCTGCCACTCACCAAAAAT CCTCCAGATCAAAGATTCCTCTGTCAGACATAACCATGAGGAAGGAGTTCAGAAATAgcagagagaaaatgaataagatgAGTGAATCTGTCATCAG GAGTGGGAGCCTGCGTACCAGTGATGAAGAGGAGTTGTCACTGGGCCAGCTAGTGCGGCAGCAGCACACCAAGGGGAAGAAGCCTGATGCAATACCTGTGATAGACTTGTGCCACTCAGATAGCGACAGCATTGAGAGTGTCAAGG ATTCCGAAAGTGACAGTATAGAGATCGTGGATGAGTTCCCTAGTAGCAGGAGAAAAACTGATCTTCTCAAGGATTTGTACGACGGAAAGTGGATGGAGGCTAA ACAAGATGAGTTTAGCAGTATTGACCTGAAGGCAAAGAGCAAAAGCATAAAGGATGAAGAACTACAGTCAGAAAAAATGAATCGAGTGAATGATCTCCATGAAAAAGTTAAGAAGAGGTTGAAGCAACTTGACATCATCTGTGCCATGCCAGAGAAACACAGAGCTGCCACGGCCTCAGTCAAGAAGCAAATGTTTACCCCCTTGACACCAGAGATGCAG GAAGAGATTGAGGCTGCACTGGTCCCATATCCAAAGTCAGAAGTTCTCATTCACAAGTTTAACATAAAGATTACTCGCCGGGACATCGCCACTCTGGACGGCTTGAACTGGCTCAATGATGAG GTGGTGAACTTTTACATGAACCTGATAATGGATCGCAGCGTGAGGAACAAGAGGCTTCCAAAGGTGTACGTCTTCAGCACTTTCTTCTATCCCAAGCTGTACCAGAGTGGCCACAAGTCTGTCTCCAGGTGGACCAAGAAG GTTGACATCTTCACTTACGACATCCTACTGGTCCCTATCCACCTCGATGTCCACTGGTGCATGGCCACGGTGGACTTCAGGAAGAGGTGCATCACTTACTATGACTCCATGCTTGGTGATAACCCTGAGTGCCTTGAG CTCCTGTTGGAATATATAAAGGCTGAACACttggataagaagaaaatagcTTACAGAACAGCAGCCTGGAAACTGGAATGTGCAAAG GACATTCCTGAACAGATGAACGGATCAGATTGTGGGATGTTCTCCTGTAAGTTTGCCGAGTTCAAGTCCCGTCTTGCCCCCCTGGACTTCACTCAGGAGGACATGCCTTACTTCCGCCAGAGGATGGTGTATGAGATCATCAAGGGCGAGCTGCTGGAGGGATAG
- the LOC135089002 gene encoding AF4/FMR2 family member lilli-like, translated as MKFGYRHLTRKKKKKKKIRRKIFYARGSVGARRGPRVRPRPRPREPSEARTTSPSICRVPGNKDSAMKWRDRISILSRKRNRRSIAGQPNGTSSSSLPSGSGVAREATGSAPNSASRESVETTLSQLRPVIGPDHKSYYILLRGNGDLFTCIQPAKNVIHSLDDMMKNVMSSVKSAKAPEAATHPKRPRPSQAKTYSTSTLHKHGVGGRRNGVQAVLLGEGDAPVAGVRLEDVFLAREGGSSGTSSVVQNVATSRTVPQVNSELVVSQRPRTGILTPQPTVQSRLVSQTSTNNNIVKQEQTLLLSQDDGEESSQSSVLLPSQDLLRATLSAPLRRKETSCQTKVTNGLEGHAGQTIPNTQPGKTEAAGSCLSSVLASMGQNTLQELRLISKEGTVLTEQEIAAQIKTLIETEQLIVGENTQIIVLRVSEREVIVKLVLSDVQVKPFNEIQVKAEVSHQHQEDHQQHLIQQQQQQQQQQQQQQHQHQHQQQQQHATHLPSGKSLLKTVKHEPIVKEEVIISPCLSPVPEEDCFTQDVLVPRPNQDTDLDCFFSSYTEGKQAFEGIRGISLDPNCVLETLTEPLVDSLVNTTQQQQQQDELEKLSCEVGDLEDLGQSLLGGTGEIVVFQREDGTLVNQDGIPISSELQYLIASSQQDLATSLGPEGQNNHILVPPEAFEDHTVDVNCEL; from the exons ATGAAATTTGGCTACAGACACTTaactcgcaaaaaaaaaaagaaaaaaaaaataagaaggaaaatattttatgCCCGTGGGTCAGTCGGCGCCAGGAGAGGACCACGAGTgagacccagaccgagacccagagaaccCAGCGAGGCCAGGACCACCTCTccttccatatgcagggtgccCGGGAATAAG GATTCAGCTATGAAGTGGAGAGACAGGATATCCATATTGTCAAGAAAGCGTAACCGGAGAAGCATAGCGGGGCAGCCAAATGGCACATCCAGCAGCAGCCTGCCCTCGGGGTCTGGCGTGGCCAGGGAGGCCACCGGGTCTGCCCCCAACAGTGCCTCCAGGGAGAGTGTGGAGACGACCCTCTCCCAGTTGCGCCCCGTGATTGGCCCAGACCACAAGAGCTACTACATACTGCTGCGGGGGAACGGTGACCTCTTCACCTGCATCCAGCCGGCTAAGAACGTTATCCACAGCCTGGACGACATGATGAAGAACGTCATGAGCAGCGTGAAGTCCGCCAAGGCGCCTGAAGCGGCGACTCACCCCAAGCGGCCCAGACCCAGCCAGGCCAAGACCTACTCCACATCTACTTTGCACAAACATGGTGTCGGTGGCCGAAGGAATGGGGTGCAGGCGGTGCTGCTCGGTGAGGGGGACGCCCCAGTGGCCGGTGTTCGGCTGGAGGACGTGTTTCTCGCAAGGGAAGGGGGGAGTTCGGGGACAAGCAGTGTTGTGCAAAATGTTGCTACCAGCAGGACAGTGCCACAAGTGAACAGTGAACTGGTAGTATCCCAGCGGCCAAGAACAGGTATCCTCACGCCTCAACCCACAGTGCAAAGTAGGTTAGTTTCCCAAACTAGTACAAATAACAACATTGTGAAGCAGGAGCAgactcttctcctttctcaagATGATGGCGAGGAAAGCAGTCAGAGTTCAGTCCTCCTGCCCTCTCAGGATCTCTTGAGGGCGACCCTGAGTGCTCCTCTGCGGAGAAAGGAGACCAGTTGCCAGACCAAAGTGACCAATGGCCTTGAGGGTCATGCAGGGCAGACCATTCCAAATACACAGCCCGGGAAGACTGAGGCAGCGGGGAGCTGTCTGAGCAGCGTGCTGGCCAGCATGGGGCAGAACACCCTGCAGGAGCTGCGCCTCATCTCCAAGGAGGGCACGGTGCTGACGGAGCAGGAGATTGCGGCGCAGATCAAGACACTCATTGAGACAGAGCAGCTCATCGTGGGAGAGAACACGCAGATCATTGTGTTGAG AGTGTCAGAACGAGAGGTTATAGTGAAGCTGGTCCTGAGTGACGTGCAGGTGAAGCCTTTCAATGAGATACAGGTGAAGGCTGAGGTGAGCCATCAGCACCAGGAAGACCACCAACAACAcctgatacaacaacaacaacaacaacaacaacaacaacaacagcagcagcaccagcaccagcaccagcagcagcagcagcatgccACACACCTTCCCAGTGGCAAGAGTCTCCTGAAGACG GTGAAGCACGAACCCAtcgtgaaggaagaggtgatcaTCTCCCCCTGCCTTTCCCCGGTGCCTGAGGAGGACTGCTTCACCCAGGATGTGCTGGTGCCTCGGCCCAACCAAGACACTGACCTGGactgtttcttctcctcataCACAGAAGGGAAGCAG gCCTTTGAGGGAATTAGAGGCATCTCTCTAGACCCCAACTGTGTCCTGGAGACTCTTACTGAACCACTGGTAGATTCACTGGTGAAtacaacacagcagcagcaacagcaggacgAGCTGGAGAAGCTGTCCTGTGAGGTGGGTGACCTGGAGGACCTGGGACAGTCTCTGCTGGGGGGCACCGGGGAGATTGTGGTGTTCCAGCGGGAGGACGGAACCTTGGTCAACCAG GATGGAATTCCAATCTCAAGTGAACTGCAGTACTTGATAGCCAGTTCACAGCAGGACCTCGCAACTTCCTTGGGACCTGAGGGTCAGAATAATCATATCTTAGTGCCTCCTGAAGCCTTTGAAGACCACACAGTAGATGTTAACTGTGAGCTGTGA